A window of the Cyanobacteriota bacterium genome harbors these coding sequences:
- the cas6 gene encoding type I-MYXAN CRISPR-associated protein Cas6/Cmx6: MEFLEVQFSLRGRTLPADHGYSLYSAIKQTLKELEQGQVNDAGVIPPEVLISSIPGIPDRDGMIYLNRYSRLRLRCPSDQAKRWYRLQNQVLDIQGHLIRLIQPRLMLPQPGELLKARLVTFKLTDINHNDVPRYFLESCKRALDSLEIQGNPFIDSNEQGDLARRTITIKQKKVLGYGIGVDGLSAADSIKLQCLGLGGRKHFGCGWFYAPRDQEVA, translated from the coding sequence ATGGAATTTCTAGAGGTTCAATTTTCATTACGTGGTAGAACGCTCCCGGCTGATCATGGCTATTCGCTGTATTCAGCGATTAAGCAAACCCTGAAGGAACTGGAACAAGGTCAAGTTAATGACGCAGGGGTGATTCCACCAGAGGTTCTTATCTCCAGTATTCCTGGTATTCCTGATCGAGATGGCATGATTTACCTCAATCGATATTCTCGATTACGGTTGCGGTGCCCTTCGGATCAAGCAAAACGGTGGTACCGCTTACAAAATCAGGTACTTGATATCCAGGGACATTTAATCCGCCTGATTCAACCACGGTTGATGCTGCCCCAACCGGGTGAATTGCTAAAGGCTAGGCTAGTGACTTTCAAACTCACGGACATTAACCATAATGATGTACCGCGCTATTTTCTAGAATCCTGCAAAAGGGCACTAGATAGTCTAGAGATTCAGGGTAATCCATTTATTGACAGCAATGAACAGGGAGACTTAGCCCGCCGTACCATTACTATCAAACAGAAAAAGGTGCTGGGTTATGGCATCGGTGTAGACGGATTAAGTGCTGCGGACTCTATCAAGCTTCAGTGCTTGGGATTGGGAGGACGCAAACATTTTGGCTGTGGCTGGTTCTATGCGCCTAGAGATCAGGAGGTAGCGTAA
- a CDS encoding transcriptional regulator — protein sequence MSRHLERLLQLDTLLRQGQRSTAAGLAAALEVSERTVRNDLSFLRDRLNAPLACNRRRGYHYTDSNWRLPSIALSKGELFALTLGARMLEAYAGSAYASDLRSAVSRLAERLPEETWVDLQQLADERILFRSGAEIDLDPEIWHGLEDACRTQKTVHITYYTASRDAVSDRKLDPYLLHIYRGTNPYVIGYCHQRQEIRWFRVDRIRQLTVLPDTFVPDPTFDAKDHLEMIFQFEAGGVPVPVAIWFDPPTAPFIRERRWHATQELQEHADGSVTLRMIVRGLNDVKRWVLGYGKGAIVKAPPELIDLMKQEVAIMNYHYGKIQP from the coding sequence ATGTCACGTCATTTAGAACGATTGTTGCAACTAGATACTCTGCTCAGACAGGGGCAGCGCTCGACGGCTGCTGGTCTTGCAGCCGCGCTGGAGGTGAGTGAGCGCACTGTGCGGAATGACTTAAGCTTTTTGCGCGATCGTCTGAATGCACCACTAGCCTGCAACCGTCGTCGCGGGTATCACTATACTGACTCGAATTGGCGGCTGCCTAGCATTGCCCTCAGCAAGGGGGAACTGTTTGCCCTAACCCTGGGGGCACGGATGCTAGAAGCCTATGCTGGTTCAGCCTATGCTTCAGATTTGCGATCGGCTGTCTCTCGCTTGGCAGAACGGCTACCAGAGGAAACTTGGGTAGACCTGCAACAACTGGCTGACGAGCGCATTTTGTTTCGATCGGGAGCAGAAATCGACTTGGATCCAGAAATATGGCACGGGCTGGAAGATGCCTGTCGTACCCAAAAGACCGTGCATATCACCTATTACACTGCCAGCCGTGATGCCGTGTCTGATCGCAAACTCGACCCCTATTTGCTGCACATTTACCGAGGCACCAATCCCTATGTCATCGGCTATTGCCATCAACGGCAAGAGATTCGCTGGTTCCGGGTCGATCGCATACGGCAGTTGACCGTGTTGCCAGACACGTTTGTGCCCGATCCCACCTTTGATGCCAAAGACCATCTAGAGATGATTTTTCAGTTTGAAGCTGGAGGTGTGCCTGTGCCCGTTGCCATCTGGTTTGATCCGCCTACGGCTCCATTCATTCGGGAACGGCGTTGGCACGCTACCCAAGAGTTACAGGAACATGCCGATGGGTCAGTAACCCTACGCATGATCGTGCGGGGATTAAATGATGTGAAACGTTGGGTGTTGGGCTACGGTAAGGGAGCGATCGTCAAAGCACCACCAGAATTGATAGATCTAATGAAGCAGGAGGTAGCAATTATGAACTATCACTATGGAAAAATTCAACCATAA
- the cas8a1 gene encoding type I-MYXAN CRISPR-associated Cas8a1/Cmx1, with amino-acid sequence MSQFTLSIFDPNTLLPEQAGVAGLAQALDVIPRENAPLTWEVTDDAVQLAWDCTDREAVTWLVSQTYQITEDGYLNVPALNLDEQGNYAFTQGVLSTFLQHSRQRKLGAPVSKSFTIDEGQPEVRVDFRPVLNCYYTGDLKDAFTSKGVFEDTITLKGHHIPGAVECFVNGAYQVSPTSFLALLFLPLACSYYRLPDGRSALVIPEVQNLKQWVIRRREFSARTYRDFRRSGAGDSALHFLLQEKTIEHANQFRSRYCEVYQLGKQTWDANQSFLKQAVHRVQATDEVLDLYSIATHLFPAQVKQKDDREYWLAVSKTLPWICDNLIAGRRWYEGFFEFRKQHGVYERKGLVKMTEYLNAEEQVLFDVVQGAFSKYLSGQIKQAKKQGRSLDYGQVTDKVIYRMQRPSTQQEFATALVDFLSQFRSKAARATGPQIYQWIHREANWRQARDLVLLAIATYTSKKGDALDGQDVPIESSDDADADSYSSDLLAS; translated from the coding sequence TTGTCACAGTTTACGTTGTCGATATTTGATCCCAACACACTGTTGCCAGAGCAGGCTGGTGTGGCTGGCCTAGCTCAGGCGTTAGATGTGATACCCAGGGAGAATGCGCCTCTCACTTGGGAGGTGACAGATGATGCAGTTCAGTTGGCTTGGGACTGCACCGATCGTGAAGCCGTTACTTGGCTGGTGAGCCAAACTTATCAAATTACTGAAGACGGCTACTTAAATGTTCCGGCTTTAAATCTAGATGAGCAGGGGAATTATGCGTTCACGCAGGGCGTTTTGTCTACATTTTTGCAGCATAGTCGTCAACGCAAGTTAGGTGCGCCAGTGTCCAAGAGTTTCACAATCGACGAAGGGCAGCCTGAAGTGAGGGTGGATTTCCGTCCAGTATTAAATTGTTACTACACGGGCGACTTAAAGGATGCATTTACCAGTAAGGGTGTTTTCGAAGACACGATTACGCTTAAGGGGCATCATATTCCTGGGGCGGTCGAGTGCTTTGTCAATGGGGCTTACCAAGTATCGCCGACTAGTTTTCTAGCACTATTATTTTTGCCTCTAGCCTGTAGTTACTATAGGCTTCCTGATGGACGATCGGCACTAGTTATCCCAGAGGTTCAGAATCTCAAGCAGTGGGTGATTCGCCGACGTGAGTTCTCAGCCCGTACCTACCGGGACTTTCGCAGGAGTGGGGCAGGGGACTCGGCATTACATTTTCTGCTCCAGGAAAAGACGATCGAACATGCTAATCAATTCCGTAGTCGGTATTGCGAGGTTTATCAACTGGGGAAGCAGACCTGGGATGCCAACCAATCTTTCTTGAAGCAGGCGGTTCATCGAGTTCAAGCAACAGATGAAGTTCTGGATCTATACAGCATTGCAACTCACTTGTTTCCTGCTCAGGTTAAGCAAAAAGATGATCGTGAGTATTGGCTGGCGGTGTCTAAAACGTTGCCTTGGATTTGTGACAACTTGATTGCAGGTCGGCGTTGGTATGAAGGATTTTTTGAGTTTCGCAAGCAACATGGAGTCTACGAACGAAAAGGATTGGTGAAAATGACTGAATATCTCAATGCTGAAGAACAGGTTTTATTTGATGTAGTGCAAGGTGCTTTTAGTAAGTACCTTAGTGGGCAAATTAAGCAAGCAAAAAAGCAAGGTCGCTCCTTAGATTATGGACAAGTGACAGATAAAGTTATTTATCGAATGCAGCGTCCTAGTACCCAGCAGGAGTTTGCCACAGCGTTAGTCGATTTTCTCAGCCAATTTAGAAGTAAAGCGGCGCGAGCAACAGGGCCTCAAATTTATCAATGGATTCATCGAGAGGCAAATTGGCGACAAGCCAGAGACTTAGTGTTGTTGGCGATCGCTACCTACACCAGTAAGAAGGGAGATGCCCTAGACGGCCAGGATGTTCCGATCGAATCTTCTGATGATGCCGATGCAGACAGCTACAGTAGTGACCTACTAGCTTCATAA
- the cas3 gene encoding CRISPR-associated helicase Cas3' has product MVPPLPEPHSDRLLAKSYKGNWKGSYSLVGHTADVVNAVTTLVEILGNRLVEQFSLDCSLDTLKSTVRLAAYLHDWGKANHHFQEMVRGKRNPCYQMVRHEALSTLLALEFRPWLEHDRNLFFTAVAAAGGHHLKLGGKAGQATADFFEDRATGDDRIYLYLKPAYFKDLLVYGVKQLGLPSHLPESLRNPPECWGITEIKARRCQAEMTFRDEWQPNHNNLVAVVKSLLIAGDAIGSASPQVELDVHQWMRSELSQTLTEEDLQTVIDAKREGKPLYPFQEALYEQSARVTMARAGCGTGKTLGAYNWARKHAIGRKLFFCYPTTGTSNEGFLDYARDTVESVLLHSRADVDLELAQTGEEADNGGEMIPDDEGKLIQSFEDETAKKLDSFKAWGPKVSICTVDTVLGLLQCNRRPLYCFPAIANAAFVFDEVHCYDDALFGALLRFLKVVRAPILLMSASFLPWQRDAIQAAVGDQEAVPVISGDPNLETCPRYHFHEKTEPDWDRVQDELTRVYTLPDGQQICGKVLWVCNQVNTAISVYEEAKRRGIRALLYHSRYRYQDRRDHHQTVVGGFKQNQPMLAVATQVAEMSLDLSATLLVTQVADPAGLIQRLGRLNRKYCGHALDAIFYPEDPKMVGYPYSADELEAGLAMVRSFKEEVNQAQLATWLEGLSMKGRPKDQFVWLDGRWRTYSAALREAGYTVTALLEQDLPELATKQARDLPRYAVPLPARNIKGWQRHKKGYLIAPAKQWGYSAELGAYEKEAV; this is encoded by the coding sequence ATGGTACCACCGTTACCTGAACCCCACTCTGATCGCTTGCTGGCCAAATCCTACAAGGGCAATTGGAAAGGATCTTACAGCTTGGTGGGGCATACGGCTGATGTAGTGAATGCGGTGACTACTCTAGTGGAGATTCTGGGAAATCGCTTAGTAGAGCAGTTTAGCCTAGACTGTAGCTTGGATACCCTGAAATCAACGGTTCGATTGGCAGCCTATCTGCATGATTGGGGTAAAGCTAATCATCACTTTCAGGAGATGGTGCGGGGCAAGCGTAACCCCTGTTATCAGATGGTGCGACATGAAGCATTATCGACTTTGCTGGCATTGGAATTCCGGCCTTGGCTAGAACACGATCGGAACCTCTTTTTTACTGCTGTGGCAGCGGCAGGTGGGCATCATCTGAAGTTAGGGGGTAAAGCCGGTCAGGCCACGGCTGATTTCTTTGAAGATCGAGCTACTGGGGACGATCGTATCTATCTCTACCTCAAACCTGCCTACTTTAAGGATCTCTTAGTTTATGGGGTCAAGCAACTAGGGTTACCCAGTCACCTCCCAGAGAGTTTGAGAAACCCTCCTGAATGCTGGGGCATTACTGAAATTAAAGCACGCCGATGTCAGGCTGAGATGACTTTTAGGGATGAATGGCAGCCTAACCATAACAACTTGGTGGCGGTTGTAAAGTCGTTGCTGATTGCTGGAGATGCCATTGGCTCTGCTTCTCCCCAGGTTGAGCTTGATGTCCATCAATGGATGCGATCGGAACTTAGCCAAACGCTCACAGAAGAGGACTTGCAGACAGTGATTGATGCAAAACGAGAGGGCAAGCCCCTGTATCCGTTTCAAGAGGCCCTTTATGAGCAATCAGCACGAGTGACAATGGCACGAGCTGGCTGTGGCACGGGCAAGACGTTGGGTGCTTACAACTGGGCACGCAAACATGCGATCGGACGCAAACTGTTTTTCTGTTACCCTACGACGGGCACTAGCAATGAGGGCTTTTTAGACTATGCCCGCGATACGGTGGAATCTGTCTTACTCCATTCCCGCGCCGATGTGGACTTGGAACTAGCTCAGACGGGGGAAGAAGCTGATAATGGCGGTGAGATGATCCCGGATGATGAGGGCAAGTTGATTCAATCCTTTGAAGATGAGACAGCGAAAAAGCTGGATTCCTTCAAGGCTTGGGGGCCAAAGGTCAGCATTTGTACGGTAGATACAGTGCTGGGGTTACTCCAGTGCAACCGCCGTCCGCTGTACTGTTTTCCAGCGATCGCCAACGCTGCCTTCGTCTTTGATGAGGTTCACTGCTATGACGATGCCCTGTTTGGGGCATTACTACGCTTCCTTAAGGTAGTGAGGGCACCTATCTTGCTGATGTCTGCCTCTTTTCTTCCTTGGCAACGCGATGCTATCCAAGCTGCTGTTGGCGATCAGGAAGCAGTACCTGTTATTTCGGGTGATCCCAACCTAGAAACCTGCCCTCGCTATCATTTCCATGAAAAAACTGAACCCGATTGGGATCGTGTTCAGGACGAGTTGACTAGGGTTTACACCTTGCCTGATGGTCAACAGATATGTGGCAAGGTGCTGTGGGTGTGTAATCAGGTCAATACAGCAATTTCTGTCTACGAGGAGGCCAAGCGCCGTGGAATAAGGGCATTACTCTATCACAGCCGCTATCGTTACCAAGATCGACGAGATCATCATCAGACTGTTGTCGGTGGATTTAAGCAAAACCAACCGATGTTGGCAGTAGCAACCCAAGTGGCAGAGATGTCTCTAGATCTATCGGCTACGTTACTCGTTACTCAAGTTGCGGATCCTGCAGGTTTGATTCAACGGTTGGGCCGCTTGAACCGTAAATACTGTGGTCATGCCTTAGATGCCATTTTCTATCCAGAGGATCCAAAAATGGTGGGCTATCCCTATAGTGCGGATGAGTTGGAGGCTGGGCTGGCCATGGTGCGATCGTTCAAAGAGGAAGTCAATCAAGCTCAGCTAGCAACATGGCTAGAAGGGTTGAGTATGAAAGGTCGACCCAAGGATCAGTTCGTCTGGCTGGATGGGCGTTGGCGCACCTACTCAGCCGCATTGCGAGAGGCGGGTTATACGGTGACAGCATTACTGGAGCAGGATCTACCTGAGCTAGCTACAAAACAGGCTAGGGACTTGCCTCGCTACGCAGTGCCACTGCCCGCAAGAAATATTAAAGGCTGGCAACGGCATAAGAAGGGATACTTGATTGCTCCGGCTAAGCAGTGGGGCTATTCAGCAGAGTTAGGGGCGTATGAAAAGGAGGCGGTATGA